Proteins encoded within one genomic window of Rhizobium bangladeshense:
- a CDS encoding MBL fold metallo-hydrolase, giving the protein MTTELFQVKFWGVRGSIPVSGPEFDRYGGNTSCIEIRCGKHRMLFDAGSGLREAGLSLLADGVSDVDLFFSHCHYDHIIGLPFFKAIYYPSINVNIWSGHLDGKMSTREMVEQFISPPWFPVKTDICQATMNFRDFHAGQVLTPHEGIEIRTFTLNHPGGAIGYRIEWQGRSIALIYDIEHIPGTHDPVSLEMMQGADLVVYDCTYNEDEMQRFKGFGHSTWQHGTELAKMAGAKRFALFHHAPSRTDEQLAEMEAQAEAAFPGAFAARDNQTVVI; this is encoded by the coding sequence ATGACGACAGAACTGTTTCAAGTTAAATTTTGGGGCGTCCGCGGCAGTATTCCCGTATCCGGCCCTGAATTCGACCGCTACGGCGGCAACACTTCCTGCATCGAGATTCGCTGCGGAAAACATCGGATGCTTTTCGACGCCGGTTCCGGCCTGCGCGAGGCGGGGCTGTCGCTGCTCGCCGACGGCGTCAGTGACGTGGATCTGTTCTTCAGCCACTGCCACTACGACCACATCATCGGCCTGCCCTTCTTCAAGGCGATCTATTATCCCTCGATCAACGTCAACATCTGGTCCGGCCATCTCGACGGGAAGATGAGCACCAGGGAAATGGTCGAGCAGTTCATCAGCCCGCCCTGGTTTCCAGTCAAAACCGACATCTGTCAGGCGACGATGAACTTCCGCGATTTCCATGCCGGTCAGGTTCTGACCCCGCATGAGGGCATCGAGATCAGGACTTTCACGCTGAACCATCCGGGCGGGGCCATCGGCTACCGTATCGAATGGCAAGGCCGCTCGATCGCTCTCATCTACGATATCGAGCATATCCCCGGCACTCACGATCCGGTCTCCCTGGAGATGATGCAGGGCGCCGATCTCGTCGTCTATGACTGCACCTACAATGAAGACGAGATGCAGCGCTTCAAGGGCTTCGGCCATTCGACCTGGCAGCACGGCACCGAGCTCGCCAAAATGGCGGGCGCCAAGCGCTTCGCCCTGTTCCACCACGCCCCCTCCCGCACGGACGAACAGCTGGCCGAGATGGAAGCGCAGGCCGAGGCCGCTTTCCCCGGCGCCTTCGCCGCCCGCGACAACCAGACCGTTGTGATTTAG
- the pcaC gene encoding 4-carboxymuconolactone decarboxylase: MNETPSERYRQGMATRRAVLGDAHVDRAAASETAFDRPFQELITEAAWGHVWSRPALTKRERSIVTIALLAALGQDEEVAMHVRATANTGASREDICEALLHVAIYAGVPAANHAIRIAKQAFAQMDAEKAA; this comes from the coding sequence ATGAACGAGACCCCTTCCGAACGTTACCGGCAGGGCATGGCGACCCGCCGCGCCGTGCTCGGCGATGCCCATGTCGACCGTGCCGCAGCCAGCGAGACCGCCTTCGACCGCCCCTTCCAGGAACTGATCACCGAAGCCGCCTGGGGCCATGTCTGGTCGCGCCCGGCGCTGACCAAGCGCGAGCGCTCGATCGTCACCATCGCCCTTCTCGCAGCGCTCGGCCAGGATGAGGAGGTCGCCATGCATGTGCGCGCCACCGCCAATACGGGTGCGAGCCGCGAGGATATTTGCGAGGCGCTCTTACATGTGGCGATCTATGCCGGCGTTCCTGCTGCCAATCACGCCATCAGGATCGCAAAACAGGCCTTTGCGCAAATGGACGCCGAAAAGGCGGCCTGA
- the pcaG gene encoding protocatechuate 3,4-dioxygenase subunit alpha, producing MQQLGYLKETPSQTAGPYVHIGLTPNFCDITGVYDSDLGTRMLNDKTLGERITVTGRIFDGAGAVVRDAVVEIWQADSAGLYNSPSEMRGAADPNFTGWGRCPTRAEDGVYSFETIKPGRVPFKDGRRQAPHITFWIVARGINIGLHTRMYFPEETEANAGDPLLLRIEHRERVATLVAIRDGATCHFDIHLQGPKETVFLDI from the coding sequence ATGCAGCAGCTCGGCTACCTCAAGGAAACCCCATCGCAGACGGCCGGCCCCTACGTCCATATCGGTCTGACGCCGAATTTCTGCGACATAACGGGCGTCTATGACAGCGATCTCGGCACGCGGATGCTCAACGACAAGACGCTCGGCGAACGCATTACCGTCACCGGCCGCATCTTCGACGGCGCCGGTGCCGTGGTGCGCGACGCCGTCGTCGAGATCTGGCAGGCCGACAGCGCCGGCCTCTACAACAGCCCATCGGAAATGCGCGGCGCCGCCGACCCGAATTTCACCGGTTGGGGCCGCTGCCCGACCCGCGCCGAGGACGGCGTCTACAGCTTCGAAACCATCAAGCCCGGCCGCGTCCCCTTCAAGGACGGCCGCAGACAGGCGCCGCACATCACCTTCTGGATCGTCGCCCGCGGCATCAATATCGGCCTGCATACGCGCATGTATTTTCCGGAGGAGACCGAAGCCAACGCCGGCGATCCGCTGCTTCTGCGCATCGAACATCGCGAGCGCGTCGCAACCCTGGTCGCCATCCGCGACGGCGCGACCTGCCATTTCGACATCCATCTGCAGGGGCCGAAGGAAACGGTATTTCTGGATATTTGA
- a CDS encoding alpha/beta fold hydrolase, giving the protein MLERFLLQGPQDARFTILLAHGAGAPMDSASMTAAADALAGVGFRVVRFEFSYMAARRTEEGRKPPPRAETLNPEYEAAIAALGAGGPLIIGGKSMGGRVASMVADRLYDTGKIAGLLCLGYPFHPPGQPAKLRTGHLAGLKTPTLICQGTRDEFGTKDEVPGYALSERIEVLWLEDGDHDLKPRKKISGFSAADHLATMAKTAKAWAERLPV; this is encoded by the coding sequence ATGCTTGAGAGATTTCTGCTGCAGGGGCCGCAGGATGCGCGCTTCACCATCCTGCTCGCCCATGGCGCCGGCGCGCCGATGGATTCGGCGTCGATGACAGCGGCAGCGGACGCGCTTGCCGGCGTCGGCTTTCGCGTCGTCAGGTTCGAATTCTCCTATATGGCCGCTCGCCGCACTGAGGAAGGCCGCAAGCCGCCGCCGCGCGCCGAAACGCTCAACCCCGAATATGAGGCGGCGATTGCCGCACTTGGCGCCGGCGGTCCTCTCATCATCGGCGGCAAGTCGATGGGCGGACGAGTTGCGAGCATGGTCGCAGACCGTCTCTATGACACGGGGAAGATCGCCGGTCTGCTCTGCCTGGGCTATCCCTTCCATCCCCCCGGCCAGCCAGCCAAGCTGCGCACCGGCCATCTCGCAGGGCTCAAGACGCCCACGCTGATCTGCCAGGGAACGCGCGACGAGTTCGGCACGAAGGACGAAGTGCCGGGCTACGCCCTTTCCGAGCGGATCGAGGTCCTCTGGCTCGAGGACGGCGATCACGACCTCAAGCCGCGCAAGAAAATTTCCGGCTTCTCCGCCGCCGACCACCTTGCGACTATGGCAAAGACGGCAAAGGCATGGGCCGAGCGCCTGCCGGTTTAA
- a CDS encoding polysaccharide deacetylase family protein yields the protein MRMSWEPLRRELDRWQAAGRVARFWLRDDDAVEPTPDLERLLALSGENAIPLTLAVIPGLTGEALAARLAEEAAVTVAVHGWCHTNHAGPERKKQELGGERPSEVVLGELRQGLQLLKRLHPARFLPVLVPPWNRIDAGLIPALPELAFAALSVYGRAKLGGPIPFLNTHVDIIDWHGTRGGRSEEELVAELVAELGDRFAGNEEPIGLLTHHLVHDEVAWDFLSALFAATALHPAVRWLPAAALLKA from the coding sequence ATGAGGATGAGCTGGGAACCGCTGCGCCGCGAGCTGGACCGCTGGCAGGCCGCCGGCCGCGTGGCGCGGTTCTGGCTGCGCGACGACGATGCCGTCGAGCCGACGCCTGATCTGGAGCGGCTGCTGGCGCTGAGCGGCGAAAACGCGATTCCGCTGACGCTTGCCGTCATCCCCGGCCTGACCGGCGAGGCATTGGCCGCGCGGCTGGCGGAGGAGGCGGCCGTCACCGTTGCCGTCCATGGCTGGTGCCACACCAACCACGCCGGACCGGAACGCAAAAAACAGGAACTCGGCGGCGAGCGGCCGTCAGAGGTGGTGCTCGGCGAGCTGCGTCAGGGACTGCAGCTCCTGAAGCGGCTCCATCCCGCCCGCTTCCTGCCAGTGCTGGTGCCGCCGTGGAACCGGATTGACGCCGGGCTTATCCCGGCATTGCCGGAACTCGCTTTTGCGGCGCTTTCGGTTTACGGGCGGGCAAAGCTGGGTGGGCCGATCCCGTTTCTCAACACCCATGTCGACATTATCGACTGGCACGGCACCCGTGGTGGCCGCAGCGAGGAGGAACTTGTGGCCGAGTTGGTCGCTGAACTCGGCGACAGGTTTGCCGGCAACGAAGAGCCCATCGGCCTCCTCACTCACCATCTGGTGCATGATGAGGTGGCCTGGGATTTCCTCTCGGCCTTGTTTGCGGCGACCGCCCTGCATCCCGCCGTCCGCTGGTTGCCGGCGGCGGCACTTCTGAAAGCCTGA
- a CDS encoding DUF899 family protein — protein sequence MDSRQLVPAAVLAAKNGARFPNESEEYRIARDALLAEEIELRRHIERVARQRRALPPGGEVKKDYRFEGSNGPVSFSELFADKDTLVVYSYMYGPERERPCPMCTSLLSAWDGEVPDIQQRVALAVVARSPIERLLAFKKERGWHHLPLYSDMTDEYSRDYRAIGRDGSDGAAFNVFTRRDGTIRHFWSEEMGEATADPGEDPRGAPDLMPLWTVLDATPEGRAPDWYPKLSY from the coding sequence ATGGATAGTCGACAGCTGGTACCCGCGGCCGTACTCGCGGCCAAGAATGGCGCCCGTTTCCCGAATGAGAGCGAGGAATATCGTATTGCGCGTGACGCGCTGCTGGCCGAAGAGATTGAATTGCGCCGGCATATCGAACGCGTGGCGAGACAGCGCCGGGCGCTGCCGCCGGGCGGCGAGGTGAAAAAGGATTATCGTTTCGAAGGCAGTAACGGCCCGGTATCCTTCAGCGAGCTCTTCGCCGACAAGGACACGCTGGTTGTCTACAGCTACATGTACGGCCCTGAGCGCGAGCGTCCGTGCCCGATGTGCACCTCGCTGCTGTCGGCCTGGGACGGCGAAGTGCCCGACATCCAGCAACGCGTGGCGCTTGCCGTCGTCGCCCGCTCGCCGATCGAAAGGCTGCTCGCTTTCAAGAAGGAGCGCGGCTGGCATCACCTGCCGCTCTACTCGGATATGACCGATGAATACAGCCGCGACTACCGCGCGATCGGCAGGGACGGCAGCGATGGCGCCGCCTTCAACGTCTTCACGCGGCGCGACGGCACCATCCGCCATTTCTGGAGCGAGGAGATGGGCGAAGCGACGGCCGATCCCGGCGAGGATCCACGCGGCGCGCCCGACCTGATGCCGCTCTGGACCGTGCTCGATGCGACGCCGGAAGGCCGCGCACCGGACTGGTATCCAAAACTGTCTTATTGA
- the pcaH gene encoding protocatechuate 3,4-dioxygenase subunit beta, which translates to MSERANSKPETGAFFARDRAWHAPALTPGYKTSVLRSPQRALLSLDGTISETTGPVFGHSMIGELDNDLILNYARPGESAIGERIIVHGRVLDERAKPVAGALVEFWQANAGGRYRHKKETYLAAIDPNFGGCGRAITDAEGRYHFRTVRPGAYPWPNGVNDWRPAHIHFSIFGHGFAQRLITQMYFEGDPMIWKCPIVGTIPDKAAIEQLIAPLDWGNTIPMDSRAYKFDIVLRGRRSTMFENRLEGN; encoded by the coding sequence ATGTCCGAACGAGCAAACAGCAAGCCGGAGACCGGCGCCTTCTTCGCCCGCGACCGCGCCTGGCACGCGCCGGCGCTGACCCCGGGCTACAAAACCTCCGTTCTGCGCTCGCCGCAGCGTGCCCTGCTGTCGCTCGACGGCACGATCTCGGAAACGACAGGCCCGGTCTTCGGTCATTCGATGATCGGCGAACTCGACAACGACCTGATCCTGAACTATGCGCGCCCCGGCGAAAGCGCGATCGGCGAGCGCATCATCGTCCATGGCCGCGTGCTCGACGAGCGCGCCAAGCCGGTGGCGGGCGCCCTGGTCGAGTTCTGGCAGGCCAATGCCGGCGGGCGCTATCGCCACAAAAAGGAAACCTATCTCGCCGCGATCGATCCGAATTTCGGCGGCTGCGGCCGCGCCATCACCGACGCGGAAGGCCGCTACCATTTCCGCACCGTGCGGCCCGGCGCCTATCCCTGGCCGAACGGCGTCAACGACTGGCGCCCCGCCCATATCCACTTCTCGATCTTCGGCCACGGCTTTGCCCAGCGCCTGATCACCCAGATGTATTTCGAGGGCGATCCTATGATCTGGAAATGTCCGATCGTGGGCACGATCCCCGACAAGGCGGCGATCGAGCAGCTGATTGCGCCGCTCGACTGGGGCAATACGATTCCGATGGATTCACGCGCTTATAAATTCGATATCGTGCTGCGCGGGCGCCGCTCGACGATGTTTGAAAACAGGCTGGAGGGCAACTGA
- the pcaQ gene encoding pca operon transcription factor PcaQ has translation MIDSRVKFRHLQTFVEVARQKSVMKAAELLHVSQPAVTKTIRELEQVLGVDVFERDGRGIKITRYGEVFLRHAGAALTALRQGLDSVSQEQFADAPPIRVGALPTVSSRIMPRAMELFLKERMRSRVKIVTGENAVLLEELRVGDLDLVVGRLAGAEKMAGFSFEHLYSEQVVFAVRIGHPLLRRRQSPFSGFGDYTVLMPTRGSIIRPVVENFLIANGISSLPNQIETVSDSFGRAFLRASDAIWIISNGVVAGDVADGRLALLPIDTGETKGPVGLTMRADCVPSAPQSILMQTIREAAGELS, from the coding sequence ATGATCGACAGCCGCGTCAAGTTTCGCCATCTGCAGACCTTTGTAGAGGTGGCTCGACAAAAGAGCGTCATGAAGGCGGCCGAGTTGCTGCATGTCAGCCAGCCGGCGGTGACGAAGACGATCCGTGAACTGGAACAGGTGTTGGGCGTCGACGTCTTCGAGCGCGACGGCCGTGGCATCAAGATTACCCGCTACGGCGAGGTTTTCCTGCGGCATGCCGGGGCGGCGCTGACGGCGCTGCGCCAGGGTCTCGATTCCGTCTCGCAGGAGCAGTTCGCCGACGCGCCGCCGATCCGGGTCGGCGCCCTGCCGACGGTCTCGTCGCGCATCATGCCGCGGGCGATGGAACTCTTCCTTAAGGAAAGGATGCGGAGCCGGGTGAAGATCGTCACCGGCGAAAACGCCGTGCTGCTGGAGGAGCTTCGCGTCGGCGACCTCGATCTCGTCGTCGGGCGCCTCGCCGGCGCCGAAAAGATGGCGGGTTTCTCCTTCGAGCATCTTTATTCCGAACAGGTGGTGTTTGCCGTGCGGATCGGCCATCCGCTGCTGAGGCGTCGGCAATCGCCGTTTTCGGGCTTCGGCGACTACACGGTATTGATGCCGACTCGCGGCTCGATCATCCGGCCGGTCGTCGAAAATTTCCTCATCGCCAACGGCATCTCCAGTCTGCCGAACCAGATCGAGACGGTCTCGGATTCCTTCGGCCGCGCCTTTCTGCGGGCAAGCGATGCGATCTGGATCATTTCCAACGGCGTGGTGGCAGGCGATGTCGCCGATGGGCGGCTGGCGCTTCTGCCGATCGATACCGGCGAAACCAAAGGACCGGTCGGGCTGACGATGCGCGCCGATTGCGTGCCGTCGGCGCCGCAATCGATCCTGATGCAGACAATTCGGGAAGCGGCGGGGGAGCTTTCCTGA
- the pcaD gene encoding 3-oxoadipate enol-lactonase yields MQFARINDVTIHYQLIGAPADRPVIVFINSLGTDFRIWRDVVVRLAGDYAIVLYDKRGHGLSDVGQLPSSIEDHATDLAGLLDLLAVKAAVICGLSVGGLIAQSLYQRRPDLVGALLLCDTAHKIGTAESWNARIAAVEGKGIGSIVDAVMERWFTPAFRRPENTAYSGYCNMLTRQPVEGYVAACEAIRDADFTEAAKSIAVPTICIVGDQDGSTPPDLVLSTARLIPGARYEIIRDCAHIPSVEQPEALTAIIRAFLTSISPGESSP; encoded by the coding sequence GTGCAGTTCGCCCGCATAAACGACGTGACCATCCATTATCAGCTCATCGGCGCTCCCGCCGACCGGCCGGTGATCGTCTTCATCAATTCGCTCGGAACGGATTTCCGCATCTGGCGCGACGTGGTGGTGCGGCTTGCCGGCGACTATGCCATCGTGCTCTACGACAAGCGCGGCCACGGCCTTTCCGACGTCGGCCAGCTTCCCTCGTCCATCGAGGACCATGCGACCGATCTTGCCGGCCTGCTTGATCTTCTGGCGGTAAAAGCTGCCGTCATCTGCGGCCTCTCTGTCGGCGGTCTCATTGCCCAGTCGCTTTATCAGCGCCGGCCGGATCTCGTCGGCGCGCTACTCCTTTGCGATACCGCCCATAAGATCGGCACTGCTGAGAGCTGGAACGCCCGCATCGCCGCCGTTGAAGGAAAGGGCATCGGCAGCATCGTCGACGCCGTCATGGAGCGCTGGTTCACGCCTGCCTTTCGCCGGCCCGAGAACACCGCCTATTCAGGCTATTGCAACATGCTGACGCGGCAGCCGGTCGAGGGTTATGTCGCCGCCTGCGAAGCGATCCGCGACGCAGATTTCACCGAAGCGGCCAAGTCGATCGCTGTGCCGACAATCTGCATCGTCGGCGACCAGGACGGCTCGACGCCGCCCGATCTCGTGCTTTCCACGGCGCGGTTGATCCCGGGCGCCCGTTACGAGATCATCCGCGATTGCGCCCATATTCCCAGTGTCGAGCAGCCGGAGGCACTGACGGCGATCATCCGCGCATTCCTCACATCGATTTCGCCTGGAGAAAGCAGCCCATGA
- a CDS encoding alpha/beta fold hydrolase, which yields MAATTGGRRAVRGGPNVNRTTLVRHQFVTVAGIETFYREAGPRDAPVLLLPHGYPCSSYEFRNLMPRLADRWRLIAPDFPGAGYSGTPDGFDYSFDGYAAWLEAFIGVLDLDRFALYLHDFGSPIGARLAIRNPSRIVALIIQNGDIPYEDALGPKYADIEATWALPRAEMRRALAEAISEETFREEFLNDLPPPLADAIPPDLWKLHWSLITPRRKEIAIDLIAGLKENRAWFPEHRRYLREYRPPTLIVWGPNDHYMPEMSARAYLRDLPDAELHLLDGGHWLLETHLDEAAALMRDFLGRVHPG from the coding sequence ATGGCTGCGACCACTGGAGGGCGCAGAGCAGTACGAGGAGGACCGAACGTGAACCGGACCACGCTCGTCCGGCATCAGTTCGTTACGGTCGCAGGTATCGAGACCTTTTACCGTGAAGCCGGACCACGGGATGCGCCGGTCCTGTTGCTGCCGCACGGCTATCCCTGCTCGTCCTACGAATTCCGCAATCTCATGCCCCGCCTTGCCGACCGCTGGCGCTTGATCGCCCCGGATTTCCCGGGCGCGGGCTATAGCGGCACGCCCGACGGTTTCGACTACAGCTTCGATGGCTATGCCGCCTGGCTGGAGGCTTTTATCGGCGTGCTCGATCTCGACCGCTTCGCCCTCTATCTCCATGATTTCGGCTCTCCGATCGGAGCGCGGCTAGCAATCAGAAACCCCAGCCGCATCGTGGCGCTGATCATCCAGAATGGCGATATTCCCTATGAGGATGCGCTCGGCCCGAAATATGCTGACATCGAGGCGACGTGGGCGCTCCCACGCGCGGAGATGAGGAGGGCGCTGGCGGAAGCAATCAGCGAGGAGACATTCCGGGAGGAATTCCTCAACGACCTGCCGCCGCCTCTGGCCGACGCTATCCCGCCGGATCTCTGGAAGCTGCACTGGTCGCTGATCACGCCGCGGCGCAAGGAAATCGCCATCGACCTGATCGCCGGGTTGAAGGAGAATCGCGCCTGGTTCCCCGAACACCGGAGATACCTGAGGGAATACCGGCCGCCGACCTTGATCGTCTGGGGGCCGAACGACCACTATATGCCGGAAATGTCGGCACGCGCCTATCTCCGTGATCTGCCGGATGCCGAACTGCATCTGCTCGACGGCGGGCATTGGCTGCTCGAGACGCATCTGGATGAAGCCGCAGCCCTCATGCGGGACTTCCTCGGGCGCGTTCATCCCGGCTGA
- a CDS encoding RES family NAD+ phosphorylase has translation MSERFAEAPHPSYRLIPSQFPPIGLFDTVARAADLEAVMELVGWTNDRLVADRIRRLPANEWVYGSPNASIVMAAFLHVAPGGMRFNGPDLGAWYAAGNLKTAAAEVGHHLRREAVARGVATMARSYRSYAATLIGNYLDIRGEQALRPDVYDGASYAASQVLGEQVRASGGAGILYDSVRLRGGVNVAAHRPRNIRDVVQADHFEITVFAADRRIDVRKLSTRRRLTAAR, from the coding sequence GTGAGCGAGCGTTTTGCCGAGGCGCCGCATCCGTCCTACCGGCTGATCCCGTCGCAATTTCCGCCGATCGGTCTCTTCGATACGGTGGCGAGGGCGGCCGATCTCGAAGCCGTGATGGAGCTTGTGGGATGGACCAATGACCGGCTCGTGGCAGATCGCATCCGGCGGCTTCCCGCAAACGAATGGGTCTACGGCAGTCCGAACGCCAGTATCGTGATGGCGGCATTCCTGCATGTCGCACCCGGCGGGATGCGCTTCAACGGCCCCGATCTTGGCGCCTGGTATGCCGCCGGCAATCTGAAGACGGCTGCCGCCGAGGTCGGCCATCATCTGAGGCGCGAGGCCGTGGCGCGTGGGGTGGCGACGATGGCGCGCAGCTATCGAAGCTATGCCGCCACCCTGATCGGCAATTATCTCGACATTCGCGGCGAGCAGGCGCTGCGGCCCGACGTCTATGACGGCGCGAGCTATGCTGCATCGCAGGTGCTCGGCGAACAGGTGCGCGCCAGCGGCGGCGCCGGCATCCTCTACGACAGTGTGCGGCTGAGGGGTGGGGTGAACGTCGCGGCGCACCGGCCCAGGAATATCCGCGACGTGGTGCAGGCCGATCATTTCGAAATCACCGTTTTCGCCGCCGACCGGCGCATCGATGTCAGAAAGCTTTCCACCCGGCGGCGACTGACGGCCGCAAGGTAG
- a CDS encoding MbcA/ParS/Xre antitoxin family protein yields MQQARRREQEPERLDAERFAPANRRRLSPPALRTFLAIADLWGLTEEQRLLVLGYPSRSTYHSWAKQAREHGAFTLDVDTLTRISAVLGIHQALGVLFADERAGVAWLRAPHQAPVFGGHPPLDIVTSGTQDGLMTVRRFLDGARGGLYMPPNRLDEAFTPYEDTDIVFR; encoded by the coding sequence ATGCAACAGGCAAGACGCAGGGAACAGGAGCCGGAGCGGCTGGATGCGGAGCGGTTTGCACCGGCAAACCGAAGACGGCTGAGCCCGCCGGCCTTGCGAACCTTTTTGGCGATCGCCGATCTCTGGGGGCTCACCGAAGAACAGCGTCTGCTCGTGCTCGGCTATCCCTCCCGCTCGACCTATCACAGCTGGGCCAAGCAGGCGCGCGAGCACGGCGCTTTCACCCTCGACGTCGATACGCTGACCCGGATCTCCGCCGTGCTCGGCATCCACCAGGCGCTCGGCGTTCTGTTTGCCGACGAACGCGCCGGCGTCGCCTGGCTGCGCGCGCCGCATCAGGCGCCGGTTTTCGGGGGCCATCCGCCGCTTGATATCGTGACAAGCGGAACCCAGGACGGGCTGATGACCGTGCGCCGCTTCCTCGACGGCGCGCGCGGCGGGCTCTACATGCCGCCGAACAGGCTCGACGAGGCATTCACGCCTTACGAAGACACGGACATCGTCTTCCGGTGA
- a CDS encoding GFA family protein: MTVLSGQCLCGQVQLSVRGEPLRVGICHCTDCRKESGSAFTFYGIWPANQFEHSGETGEFHGRRFCTGCGSRLFSADDEEAEIKLGTLSEAPTPLVPRYELWIKRREAWLRPLEGAEQYEEDRT; the protein is encoded by the coding sequence ATGACCGTGCTCTCCGGACAATGCCTTTGCGGGCAGGTGCAGCTTTCTGTGCGGGGCGAACCGTTGCGCGTCGGCATCTGTCATTGCACCGACTGCCGAAAGGAAAGCGGTTCGGCCTTTACCTTCTATGGAATTTGGCCCGCCAATCAGTTTGAACATTCCGGCGAAACGGGCGAATTCCACGGCCGACGCTTCTGCACCGGCTGCGGTTCGCGTCTGTTTTCCGCCGATGACGAAGAGGCCGAAATAAAGCTAGGCACCCTCTCGGAGGCGCCGACGCCGCTCGTGCCGCGCTACGAACTGTGGATCAAACGCCGCGAAGCATGGCTGCGACCACTGGAGGGCGCAGAGCAGTACGAGGAGGACCGAACGTGA
- a CDS encoding 3-carboxy-cis,cis-muconate cycloisomerase: MTASPFDHPFLSGLVGDDEIAPYFSAETDIRAMLSFEAALARAEAVHGLIPGDAATKIAEACAGFSPDLTSLRAATAKDGVVVPELVKQLREAVGEEAGKSLHLGATSQDVVDTSLMIRLKAVVFLFAGRLSAIFATFDGLDRQFGRNRLMGHTRMQAAIPITVSDRLNAWRAPLATYRDRLTEQSFPVQFGGAAGTLDKLGPQAAAVRASLAQELGLTDIRQWQSARLPIADIAGLFTSISGSLGKMGQDVALLAEMGGEIEMSGGGTSSAMAHKQNPVAAEVLVSLARFNAAALSGIHQSLIHEQERSGAAWTLEWLLLPEMTMATAASLRLAKELTGNIRRLGTA; encoded by the coding sequence ATGACCGCATCGCCCTTCGACCACCCCTTCCTCTCCGGCCTCGTCGGTGACGATGAAATTGCACCCTACTTCTCCGCCGAAACCGATATCCGCGCCATGCTCTCCTTCGAGGCGGCGCTCGCCAGGGCCGAGGCCGTGCATGGCCTCATCCCCGGCGATGCCGCAACGAAGATTGCCGAAGCCTGCGCCGGTTTTTCTCCGGATCTCACCAGCCTTCGCGCGGCAACCGCAAAAGACGGGGTCGTCGTCCCCGAGCTCGTCAAGCAGCTGCGCGAAGCTGTCGGCGAGGAAGCGGGCAAAAGCCTTCATCTCGGCGCCACCAGCCAGGACGTCGTCGACACTAGCCTGATGATCCGCCTGAAAGCAGTGGTTTTCCTGTTTGCCGGCCGGCTTTCCGCCATCTTTGCGACCTTCGACGGGCTCGACCGGCAGTTCGGCCGCAACCGCCTGATGGGCCATACCCGCATGCAGGCGGCGATCCCGATTACCGTTTCCGACCGTCTCAATGCCTGGCGCGCGCCGCTCGCGACCTATCGCGACCGCCTGACCGAGCAAAGCTTCCCAGTCCAGTTCGGAGGTGCTGCCGGCACGCTCGACAAGCTTGGGCCACAGGCTGCGGCCGTCCGTGCTTCACTCGCCCAGGAGCTCGGCCTTACCGACATCAGGCAGTGGCAGAGCGCGCGTCTGCCGATCGCCGATATCGCCGGCCTGTTCACTTCAATTTCGGGCAGCCTCGGCAAGATGGGACAGGATGTCGCGCTGCTCGCCGAGATGGGCGGCGAGATTGAAATGTCGGGCGGCGGCACCTCCTCAGCCATGGCGCACAAGCAGAATCCGGTTGCCGCCGAAGTGCTCGTCTCGCTCGCCCGCTTCAACGCCGCGGCGCTTTCCGGCATCCATCAATCCCTCATCCACGAACAGGAACGTTCTGGAGCGGCCTGGACGCTCGAATGGCTGCTCCTGCCCGAAATGACAATGGCGACCGCCGCCAGCCTGCGGCTGGCAAAGGAGCTGACGGGGAATATCAGAAGACTTGGAACCGCCTGA